The following are encoded in a window of Fischerella sp. PCC 9605 genomic DNA:
- a CDS encoding VOC family protein, with translation MRREASHVAKVKCVGTSHDEFPDYGLESPTTLNGSPVTIHLQVDDADTWFDRAVSAGATVTMPLDDMFWGDRYSRLVDPCGHYWSIASQIGEVSREEMMQRAAAELAN, from the coding sequence GTGAGACGCGAAGCCTCGCACGTAGCGAAAGTGAAGTGCGTGGGTACTTCACACGATGAATTTCCTGATTATGGTCTAGAATCACCCACTACTCTCAATGGTTCTCCTGTGACAATTCACCTGCAAGTTGATGACGCAGACACTTGGTTTGATCGGGCCGTAAGTGCAGGAGCAACAGTAACAATGCCTCTAGATGATATGTTCTGGGGCGATCGCTACAGTAGATTGGTCGATCCCTGTGGTCACTACTGGTCAATTGCTAGCCAAATTGGCGAGGTATCGCGAGAAGAAATGATGCAAAGAGCAGCAGCAGAATTGGCTAATTGA
- a CDS encoding class I SAM-dependent methyltransferase, whose amino-acid sequence MNQINLWTSADHALSYLAKADQIPHRTEGEAVLLEHVPKNVKRILDLGTGDGRLLSLLKIDRPHTQSIAVDFSQTMLAAARTRFAGDSTVQVIAHNLDDPLPDLGKFDAVVSSFAIHHLIHDRKLSLYREIFHLLEPGGIFCNLEHVASPTPRLHECFLQAIGRTLEEDDPSNKLLDVETQLSWLREIGFTDVDCYWKWLELALLIGLKP is encoded by the coding sequence ATGAACCAAATTAACCTTTGGACTTCCGCAGACCATGCCTTATCGTATTTGGCAAAAGCGGATCAAATTCCCCATCGCACAGAAGGTGAAGCAGTATTGTTAGAACACGTTCCCAAAAATGTCAAGCGCATTCTCGATTTGGGAACTGGGGACGGTCGTTTACTATCTCTCCTTAAAATTGACCGTCCGCACACTCAATCTATTGCTGTAGACTTTTCACAGACTATGCTGGCAGCAGCCAGAACACGCTTTGCTGGGGATTCTACAGTACAAGTAATTGCACACAACTTAGATGACCCACTACCTGATTTAGGTAAATTTGATGCCGTTGTCTCCAGTTTTGCTATCCATCACCTCATCCACGATCGCAAACTTTCCCTCTATAGAGAAATCTTTCATTTGTTAGAACCAGGTGGAATTTTTTGCAACCTCGAACATGTAGCATCCCCAACACCAAGACTGCACGAGTGTTTTTTACAAGCAATTGGTAGAACCCTTGAGGAAGATGATCCATCAAATAAACTTTTAGATGTGGAAACCCAACTCAGTTGGCTGAGAGAAATTGGTTTTACTGATGTAGATTGCTATTGGAAATGGCTGGAACTAGCACTACTGATAGGCTTAAAACCATAA